A window of the Candidatus Micrarchaeota archaeon genome harbors these coding sequences:
- a CDS encoding pyridoxamine 5'-phosphate oxidase family protein, translated as MANKPVKNYLSQYPKRRITRKEAELRVTIGETISNKGEESKKARAVLERIPYITIATSNKKSVPWNTPVFCAYDKDYNFYWISSRECVHSVNIEANPNVALVVYDSTVPDGEGIGVYIKARARILESRPRIRKALELLYKRKHRAVPSAGDFVGAPRGVYKATTSAFWINDLKKKAGEFRYLRMEIQLK; from the coding sequence ATGGCAAACAAACCTGTCAAAAATTACCTTTCTCAATACCCAAAGAGAAGGATAACAAGAAAGGAGGCTGAATTGAGGGTAACGATCGGTGAGACAATATCAAACAAGGGCGAGGAGTCCAAGAAGGCAAGAGCAGTGCTTGAGCGCATACCATACATAACGATCGCAACATCAAACAAAAAGTCAGTACCCTGGAACACCCCGGTTTTCTGCGCATACGACAAGGACTACAACTTCTACTGGATATCCTCGAGGGAATGCGTGCATTCCGTAAACATAGAGGCAAACCCGAATGTAGCGCTTGTAGTATACGACTCCACGGTTCCTGACGGCGAGGGCATCGGGGTTTACATAAAGGCCAGGGCCCGCATATTGGAGAGCAGGCCTAGGATCAGGAAAGCCCTGGAGCTGCTTTACAAAAGGAAGCACAGGGCTGTGCCATCGGCAGGCGACTTCGTCGGGGCGCCGAGAGGTGTATACAAGGCGACAACCTCCGCATTCTGGATAAACGACCTAAAGAAAAAGGCCGGCGAATTCAGGTACCTGAGGATGGAAATACAATTGAAATGA